A part of Onthophagus taurus isolate NC chromosome 7, IU_Otau_3.0, whole genome shotgun sequence genomic DNA contains:
- the LOC111422589 gene encoding uncharacterized protein isoform X2, with translation MARTVEKEMSLSDLPVVTVDNKAQENKKQEGEHVEVVNQNKENETNNKDGDNFKMIAKKKKKIIEKLKYLVNKLKTTHYSETIKNTLKQYVLAEPQARRVLVDIIMATNDKYFKIRLRAFIQEMNEEALDPGDKSTPIKLAENNNQPKTPETPTSSSENYNNGRRRSLRLSKHPPGSLHSEDKPAMTTTSGNNNQPKTSKTPTSLYENDNKGRRRSLRLSTHPPGYFQTKPAMVFYILPDDTVRERENTSRIKKLTHTVPKIKRRKLYNPNSI, from the exons ATGGCAAGAACTGTGGAGAAGGAAATGAGCCTTTCGGATTTACCAGTCGTAA CCGTAGACAATAAGGctcaagaaaataaaaagcaagAGGGTGAACATGTAGAAGTGgttaatcaaaataaagaaaatgagacAAACAACAAGGATGGAGACAATTTTAAGATGattgcaaaaaagaaaaagaaaattattgagaaattaaaatatttggtTAACAAACTAAAAACGACACATTATTcggaaacaattaaaaataccttAAAGCAGTATGTGTTAGCAGAACCTCAAGCAAGGCGTGTACTTGTGGATATAATTATGGCCACTAATGataagtattttaaaattaggcTAAGAGCTTTTATTCAGGAAATGAATGAAGAAGCATTAG ATCCAGGAGATAAATCCACTCCGATAAAATTAGctgaaaataataatcaacCAAAAACTCCCGAAACGCCAACATCATCTTctgaaaattataataatggtAGAAGAAGATCATTAAGATTGTCCAAACATCCCCCAGGATCCTTGC ATTCAGAGGATAAACCTGCTATGACAACAACATCTGGAAATAATAACCAGCCAAAAACTTCCAAAACGCCAACATCACtttatgaaaatgataataagGGTAGAAGAAGATCATTGAGATTGTCCACACATCCCCCAGGATATTTTC AAACTAAACCAGCTATGGTTTTTTATATCCTACCCGATGATACTGTCCGCGAACGAGAAAATACTTCAAGGATTAAGAAGTTAACACATACCGTTccaaaaa ttaAACGAAGGAAATTGTATAATCCCAATTCGATTTAG
- the LOC111422589 gene encoding uncharacterized protein isoform X4, translating into MARTVEKEMSLSDLPVEPIEEKYNRYFRDTEVETKRLIHNYLNMLTAVDNKAQENKKQEGEHVEVVNQNKENETNNKDGDNFKMIAKKKKKIIEKLKYLVNKLKTTHYSETIKNTLKQYVLAEPQARRVLVDIIMATNDKYFKIRLRAFIQEMNEEALDSEDKPAMTTTSGNNNQPKTSKTPTSLYENDNKGRRRSLRLSTHPPGYFQTKPAMVFYILPDDTVRERENTSRIKKLTHTVPKIKRRKLYNPNSI; encoded by the exons ATGGCAAGAACTGTGGAGAAGGAAATGAGCCTTTCGGATTTACCAGTC GAACCTATAGAAGAAAAGTATAATAGATATTTTAGAGACACAGAAGTTGAAACAAAAAGGCTTATTCATAACTATCTTAATATGTTAACAGCCGTAGACAATAAGGctcaagaaaataaaaagcaagAGGGTGAACATGTAGAAGTGgttaatcaaaataaagaaaatgagacAAACAACAAGGATGGAGACAATTTTAAGATGattgcaaaaaagaaaaagaaaattattgagaaattaaaatatttggtTAACAAACTAAAAACGACACATTATTcggaaacaattaaaaataccttAAAGCAGTATGTGTTAGCAGAACCTCAAGCAAGGCGTGTACTTGTGGATATAATTATGGCCACTAATGataagtattttaaaattaggcTAAGAGCTTTTATTCAGGAAATGAATGAAGAAGCATTAG ATTCAGAGGATAAACCTGCTATGACAACAACATCTGGAAATAATAACCAGCCAAAAACTTCCAAAACGCCAACATCACtttatgaaaatgataataagGGTAGAAGAAGATCATTGAGATTGTCCACACATCCCCCAGGATATTTTC AAACTAAACCAGCTATGGTTTTTTATATCCTACCCGATGATACTGTCCGCGAACGAGAAAATACTTCAAGGATTAAGAAGTTAACACATACCGTTccaaaaa ttaAACGAAGGAAATTGTATAATCCCAATTCGATTTAG
- the LOC111422589 gene encoding uncharacterized protein isoform X1, giving the protein MARTVEKEMSLSDLPVEPIEEKYNRYFRDTEVETKRLIHNYLNMLTAVDNKAQENKKQEGEHVEVVNQNKENETNNKDGDNFKMIAKKKKKIIEKLKYLVNKLKTTHYSETIKNTLKQYVLAEPQARRVLVDIIMATNDKYFKIRLRAFIQEMNEEALDPGDKSTPIKLAENNNQPKTPETPTSSSENYNNGRRRSLRLSKHPPGSLHSEDKPAMTTTSGNNNQPKTSKTPTSLYENDNKGRRRSLRLSTHPPGYFQTKPAMVFYILPDDTVRERENTSRIKKLTHTVPKIKRRKLYNPNSI; this is encoded by the exons ATGGCAAGAACTGTGGAGAAGGAAATGAGCCTTTCGGATTTACCAGTC GAACCTATAGAAGAAAAGTATAATAGATATTTTAGAGACACAGAAGTTGAAACAAAAAGGCTTATTCATAACTATCTTAATATGTTAACAGCCGTAGACAATAAGGctcaagaaaataaaaagcaagAGGGTGAACATGTAGAAGTGgttaatcaaaataaagaaaatgagacAAACAACAAGGATGGAGACAATTTTAAGATGattgcaaaaaagaaaaagaaaattattgagaaattaaaatatttggtTAACAAACTAAAAACGACACATTATTcggaaacaattaaaaataccttAAAGCAGTATGTGTTAGCAGAACCTCAAGCAAGGCGTGTACTTGTGGATATAATTATGGCCACTAATGataagtattttaaaattaggcTAAGAGCTTTTATTCAGGAAATGAATGAAGAAGCATTAG ATCCAGGAGATAAATCCACTCCGATAAAATTAGctgaaaataataatcaacCAAAAACTCCCGAAACGCCAACATCATCTTctgaaaattataataatggtAGAAGAAGATCATTAAGATTGTCCAAACATCCCCCAGGATCCTTGC ATTCAGAGGATAAACCTGCTATGACAACAACATCTGGAAATAATAACCAGCCAAAAACTTCCAAAACGCCAACATCACtttatgaaaatgataataagGGTAGAAGAAGATCATTGAGATTGTCCACACATCCCCCAGGATATTTTC AAACTAAACCAGCTATGGTTTTTTATATCCTACCCGATGATACTGTCCGCGAACGAGAAAATACTTCAAGGATTAAGAAGTTAACACATACCGTTccaaaaa ttaAACGAAGGAAATTGTATAATCCCAATTCGATTTAG
- the LOC111422589 gene encoding uncharacterized protein isoform X3, which translates to MLTAVDNKAQENKKQEGEHVEVVNQNKENETNNKDGDNFKMIAKKKKKIIEKLKYLVNKLKTTHYSETIKNTLKQYVLAEPQARRVLVDIIMATNDKYFKIRLRAFIQEMNEEALDPGDKSTPIKLAENNNQPKTPETPTSSSENYNNGRRRSLRLSKHPPGSLHSEDKPAMTTTSGNNNQPKTSKTPTSLYENDNKGRRRSLRLSTHPPGYFQTKPAMVFYILPDDTVRERENTSRIKKLTHTVPKIKRRKLYNPNSI; encoded by the exons ATGTTAACAGCCGTAGACAATAAGGctcaagaaaataaaaagcaagAGGGTGAACATGTAGAAGTGgttaatcaaaataaagaaaatgagacAAACAACAAGGATGGAGACAATTTTAAGATGattgcaaaaaagaaaaagaaaattattgagaaattaaaatatttggtTAACAAACTAAAAACGACACATTATTcggaaacaattaaaaataccttAAAGCAGTATGTGTTAGCAGAACCTCAAGCAAGGCGTGTACTTGTGGATATAATTATGGCCACTAATGataagtattttaaaattaggcTAAGAGCTTTTATTCAGGAAATGAATGAAGAAGCATTAG ATCCAGGAGATAAATCCACTCCGATAAAATTAGctgaaaataataatcaacCAAAAACTCCCGAAACGCCAACATCATCTTctgaaaattataataatggtAGAAGAAGATCATTAAGATTGTCCAAACATCCCCCAGGATCCTTGC ATTCAGAGGATAAACCTGCTATGACAACAACATCTGGAAATAATAACCAGCCAAAAACTTCCAAAACGCCAACATCACtttatgaaaatgataataagGGTAGAAGAAGATCATTGAGATTGTCCACACATCCCCCAGGATATTTTC AAACTAAACCAGCTATGGTTTTTTATATCCTACCCGATGATACTGTCCGCGAACGAGAAAATACTTCAAGGATTAAGAAGTTAACACATACCGTTccaaaaa ttaAACGAAGGAAATTGTATAATCCCAATTCGATTTAG